From a single Rickettsia endosymbiont of Cantharis rufa genomic region:
- a CDS encoding ATP-binding protein, with amino-acid sequence MLVLNAGLNQGNLGAILKKVILPYKLLIVDEFGYLPLKQEQANPLFQVIAKRYEKDSIILTSNLPFGQWHNNLAQDSAPTAAILDRLLHHSTILNIKGDSFRLRNKKKAGLVSIEVINKQEDNLMT; translated from the coding sequence ATGCTCGTACTTAATGCAGGACTAAATCAGGGAAATCTAGGCGCTATACTTAAAAAAGTCATCCTTCCATACAAATTACTCATAGTAGACGAATTTGGGTATCTGCCATTAAAACAGGAACAAGCTAATCCATTATTTCAGGTTATAGCAAAGCGTTATGAGAAAGATAGTATAATTCTTACAAGTAATCTTCCATTTGGACAATGGCACAATAATCTTGCTCAGGATAGTGCTCCTACAGCTGCTATCTTAGATCGTCTGCTCCATCATTCCACGATACTCAATATTAAAGGGGATAGTTTCAGACTTAGAAATAAAAAGAAAGCTGGTCTTGTATCAATAGAGGTGATTAATAAACAGGAGGATAATCTTATGACTTAA
- the rpsT gene encoding 30S ribosomal protein S20: protein MANHSSAKKAARQTVKRTLFNKKRTSTIKTFIKKVVHEISLGNKENANLALSVAQSKIMQGVKKNIIKLNTASRKISRLSRQIKSINESK, encoded by the coding sequence ATGGCTAATCATTCTTCAGCAAAAAAAGCTGCTAGACAAACGGTAAAAAGAACTCTATTCAATAAAAAAAGAACTAGTACAATAAAAACTTTTATAAAGAAAGTTGTACATGAAATCAGTCTTGGTAATAAGGAAAATGCTAACTTAGCTTTATCTGTTGCTCAATCTAAGATAATGCAAGGTGTGAAAAAAAATATAATTAAATTAAATACCGCCTCAAGAAAAATCAGTAGATTATCAAGACAAATAAAAAGTATAAATGAAAGTAAATAA
- the rplQ gene encoding 50S ribosomal protein L17, translated as MRHKIKGRKLNVTSSHRQAMLANMAVALVTHEQIKTTLPKAKELRPYIEILVTKAKKANLTVRRSVLSKIKDKKVVEKLINILGARYKDRPGGYTRIIKAGFRYGDLAPIAYIEFVDRDVNAKGNIQQDTNEDIKN; from the coding sequence ATGCGACATAAAATTAAAGGCAGAAAGTTAAATGTAACAAGTAGTCATAGGCAAGCAATGCTCGCTAATATGGCTGTAGCACTTGTGACTCATGAACAAATTAAAACTACTCTACCAAAAGCTAAGGAATTAAGACCTTACATTGAAATTTTAGTTACTAAAGCTAAAAAAGCTAATCTAACGGTAAGAAGAAGCGTTTTATCAAAAATAAAAGATAAAAAAGTAGTAGAAAAGCTTATAAATATTTTAGGTGCTAGATATAAAGATAGACCTGGCGGTTATACTAGAATAATAAAGGCTGGATTCCGTTATGGTGATTTAGCACCGATAGCATATATTGAATTTGTAGATAGAGATGTTAATGCTAAAGGGAATATACAGCAAGATACTAATGAAGATATTAAAAATTAA
- the rpsK gene encoding 30S ribosomal protein S11 produces the protein MNQTVKVKKKKKTITLGVVHIRASFNNTIVTFTDIQGNAISSASAGGNGFKGARKATPYAAQVTIDRASEKAKEYGLKTISIRIGGPGAQRESAMRALFGQNFVVTSILDVSSIAHNGVRPPKRRRV, from the coding sequence ATGAATCAGACGGTTAAAGTTAAGAAAAAGAAAAAAACTATCACTCTTGGTGTTGTGCATATCCGAGCATCGTTTAATAATACTATAGTAACATTTACTGATATTCAAGGTAATGCTATCTCTTCTGCATCTGCAGGAGGTAATGGGTTTAAAGGAGCAAGAAAAGCAACGCCTTATGCAGCTCAAGTAACAATTGATAGAGCATCAGAAAAAGCAAAAGAATATGGTCTAAAAACTATTTCTATTAGAATTGGAGGACCTGGAGCTCAGCGTGAGTCGGCAATGAGAGCTTTATTTGGACAAAATTTTGTGGTTACATCAATTTTAGATGTATCATCAATTGCTCATAATGGAGTAAGACCGCCAAAAAGAAGAAGAGTATAA
- the rpsM gene encoding 30S ribosomal protein S13, translating into MARIASVNIPDNKRLVVSLTYIYGLGPTTASEICNKAKILKDKKVKELTDQELISLRNIIESEYKVEGNLRREVTLNIKKKKDIRCYQGLRHIRKLPVRGQNTHSNARTRKGKAIAIAGKKKAVK; encoded by the coding sequence GTGGCAAGAATTGCAAGTGTTAATATTCCCGATAATAAACGTTTAGTTGTGAGTTTAACTTACATTTACGGTCTTGGACCTACTACGGCATCAGAGATCTGTAATAAAGCAAAAATATTGAAGGATAAAAAAGTTAAAGAACTTACGGATCAAGAGCTAATAAGCTTACGTAATATTATTGAAAGTGAATATAAAGTTGAGGGTAATTTAAGACGAGAAGTTACACTTAATATTAAGAAGAAAAAAGATATAAGATGTTATCAAGGGCTGAGACATATACGTAAATTACCCGTGAGAGGACAGAATACCCATTCTAATGCTCGAACTAGAAAAGGTAAAGCTATTGCGATAGCCGGAAAGAAAAAAGCTGTAAAATAA
- a CDS encoding DNA-directed RNA polymerase subunit alpha, with protein MLSLSKNWNTLIKPNKVAYENFPETNNKAKIVVEPLERGFGLTLGNAMRRVLLSSLQGAAITSIKIPGIEHEFSSIPGVKEDVSEVILNIKGIEVKMHVAEKRIIKLKATGPCVITAGMIETGHDVEILNPDHVICNLAKNKQLEIELTCKVGKGYILSTNSYEDNLPIGEIAIDALFNPVKSVTYKVENTRVGQVTDYDKLIMFVETNGDLLPEMAVGLAARILQEQLQLFISFEEQEEDKQVKTDALPFSPYLLKRVDELELSVRSANCLKNDNIIYIGDLVKRTESDMLRTPNFGRKSLNEIKEILSKFNLRFGMDVPDWPPENIQELSKRYEDSYN; from the coding sequence ATGTTATCGTTAAGTAAAAATTGGAATACTTTAATAAAGCCGAATAAAGTCGCTTATGAAAACTTTCCAGAAACCAATAATAAAGCTAAAATTGTAGTTGAACCTTTAGAAAGAGGTTTTGGTTTAACACTCGGTAATGCTATGAGAAGAGTATTACTTTCTTCTTTACAAGGAGCAGCCATCACTTCTATAAAAATCCCTGGTATAGAACATGAATTTTCTTCTATACCAGGTGTTAAAGAAGATGTATCGGAAGTGATTTTAAACATTAAAGGTATTGAAGTAAAAATGCATGTTGCGGAAAAACGCATCATCAAGTTAAAAGCAACAGGACCTTGTGTTATAACAGCGGGTATGATTGAAACAGGGCATGATGTAGAAATACTAAATCCGGATCATGTAATTTGTAATCTAGCTAAGAACAAGCAGCTTGAAATAGAATTAACTTGTAAGGTTGGTAAAGGATACATACTTAGTACAAATAGTTATGAGGATAACTTACCTATTGGTGAAATAGCTATAGATGCTTTATTTAATCCGGTAAAGAGTGTTACTTATAAGGTAGAAAATACTAGAGTAGGTCAGGTTACCGACTATGATAAATTAATTATGTTTGTAGAAACTAATGGTGATTTATTACCTGAGATGGCTGTAGGCTTAGCTGCACGTATCTTACAAGAGCAATTACAATTGTTTATTTCTTTTGAAGAACAGGAAGAGGATAAGCAGGTTAAAACTGATGCTTTACCGTTTTCACCTTATTTACTTAAGAGAGTTGATGAATTGGAATTATCGGTTAGGTCAGCAAATTGTTTGAAAAATGATAATATAATATATATAGGGGATCTAGTAAAAAGAACGGAATCCGATATGCTGAGAACCCCAAATTTCGGTAGAAAATCTTTAAATGAGATTAAAGAAATACTGTCAAAATTTAATTTAAGATTTGGTATGGATGTACCGGATTGGCCTCCAGAAAATATTCAAGAATTATCTAAACGTTATGAAGATTCTTATAATTAA